The genomic segment TCAACCACAAATGCATTTAGTGCCGGGGGCCGCGCGGTCCTGGTGGTGAGGGGGGAAGGGTTGGGTGGGTTTTATGGGACGGCAAACTAGAGATAAGGATAAACAAAATGCAAATCAAAAGGAAAATAAAGATACAATATAAAATATACCATTTTATTTCCACGTGGATGGATTTACTCACTTCAGTAAGGAGCATCTCGGACCTCACTTTTCTCGTCTGATTTTGCATCTTTTAAGTactagagattaaaaaaaaaaggagaaaaaaatggcacACATCTATCAACAGGAATAAAGACCATGTCTCTTTTGTATTCAGCTGTCAGAGAAAAGGATGTAATAAAATAGAAAACTTTGCAATGAAATatgcttttttttctccacttatgagccacttctcccacCTCTGAATTCATTAATCACTCTAGAAAACTGCTAAGATCCATGCTGAAGTGAAAGCTCCTGAGTTCCTATTAATGTTTGTGAAGGGGAGAGTGAGATAAGGGAatagctgctttctagtaagtgtttcatcACACCCAGAGCAGGATTCACAGCTATACAGCTCTGTACTTCTGAATAACTCCAATCTactgctttttagtaagtgttttatcacacCCATCGCTGCATTCACAGCTATATGGCTCAATATTTGttaataatgtcctccttgctgctttctagtgttttatcaCACCCAGAGTTGAATTCACAACTATACGGCTCAGTACGTCTGAATAATATCCTCTGTGCTGTTTTCTAGTCAGTGTTTTATCacacccagagctggattcacagctatactgctcagtacttctgAATATTGTCTTTCTTGCCACTGCTTTCTAGCGTTTTATCACACCcagagctgaattcacagctaTACTTTTAGTACGTCTGAATAATGACCTCCAACCttttgctttctagtaagtgttttatcacacccatagctggattcacagttacacagcTCAATACTTCTTAATAATATCCTCCgtgttgctgctttctagtaagtgtttcatcACACCCAGAGCAGGATTCATTCATAGCTATATAGCTCTGTACTTCTGAATAATGTCCTCCAATGTactgctttttagtaagtgttttatcaaACCCatcgctggattcacagctatacagCTCAGTATTTCTtaataatgtcctccgtgctgctgctttctagtaagtgttttatcatatctagagctggattcacagctatgctGCTCAGTACTTCTGACTAATGTCCTCCAATgtactgctttctagtaagtgttttatcacacCCAtcactggattcacagctgcactgctgagTACTTCTGATAATGTCCTCCAATCTactgctttttagtaagtgttttatcacacCCAtcactggattcacagctgcatagCTGAGTACTTCTGATAATGTCCTCCAATCTactgctttttagtaagtgttttatcacacCCAtcactggattcacagctgcactgctgagTACTTCTGATAATGTCCTCCAATCTactgctttttagtaagtgttttatcacacCCAtcactggattcacagctgcactgctgagTACTTCTGATAATGTCCTCCAATCTactgctttttagtaagtgttttatcacacccatagctggattcacagctatactgctcagtatttcttaataatgtcctctgtgctttttgtaagtgttttatctcaccccagaactGGATTCgcagctatactgctcagtacttctgAATAATGTCCTTGGTGCTGTTTTCCAGTAAGTGTTTTATCACACCCAGAACTGAATTCACAGCTATACTGTTCAGTTCTTTGtgcgctgtgtatgggagacatcatagaagAAAGTCCctgcccactagctcagagacaactggaaaTTAGGGGTAGAGGGGAAAACTGCTGATACAATGCAGGATATAAAACATGTAATGGCCAGAAATAGCATACACAACACAGTCTATTCTGGAAAGTTACGAAAAAGGACAAATACACTGCAAAATCCCTAAACACGTCTTACCTGTGAGAAGAATACTGATTGTGAGACCAAGGATCAGAGCCATCTTAAGAATATTCAGATATTCTATAAGGTGATATTCAGTTACTACCAATTCTGAAAGCTCTAGaaaaataaatgcataaaaaatgcaatgaaaaagaaataaaaaaataatgaaaaataaacactaaaataaataaataaaagggaaAGCAAGGAATACAATCAATAAGAAATTTAAGAAActataataaataaaaattagATACATGAAACAGAAAATAACACAAGTCAATAATCCGagaacaaaagcaataaaaaaagaggctaaaataaaaaaaaattaaaataaatacatGAAAAAAAATGTCAAGAATTTAAGGATGAAAAATAAAGAgactaaaatacaaaaataaataaataaaaaataaatatatgacaaaaaaaagaaaagaaaaaaatgtcaagaattcaaaaataaaaaataaagagacaaataaataaataattaaatatatggggaaaaaagataaaaatgtaaagAATTTAAGGATGAAAAATAAAGAggctaaaatacaaaaataaataaataaaaaataaatatatgacaaaaaaaagaaaagaaaaaaatgtcaagaaTTCAAAAATAAAGagacaaataaataattaaataaatatatggggggaaaaagataaaaatgtaaagAATTTAAGGATGAAAAATAAAGaggctaaaataaataaataaaaaataaatatatgggaaaaaaaagagaagaaaaaaaatgtcaaGGATTCAAGGACAAAaagtaaagaaacaaaaaaaaaataaataaaaaataaatatatggaaaaaaaaagaaaagaaaaacatgtcAAGCATTCAAGGATAAAATAATAAAGAGAcaaaaataaataagtgaaaaataaatatatggaaaaaaaagaaaaaatgtgaagatttcaagaataaaaaataaaaagacaaaaataaataaatatatgaaaaaaaagaaaagataaaaaatgtaagaaTTTAAGGATGAAAAATAAAcagacaaaaataaataaataaaaaataaatatatgagaaagaagaaaagaaaaaaatgtcaagaaTTCAAGGACAAAaacgacaaaaaaaataaaaaaaataaatacatggaaaaaaagaaaagaaaaaaatgtcaaacgTTCAAGgataaaaaataaagacaaaaataaaattaaaaataaatgaatGGAGTAAGTAAAAAAAAGTCAAGAATTGAaggataaaaaaacaaacaaaaaagctaaaaaataaatatatgaaaacaaaatgaaaaaaatgtcaAGAATTTAAGGATAAACatagaaacaaaataaataaaaaaataaataaatgaaaaaaaaaaatgtcaagaaTTCAAAGATAAAAAAACAGGCAaaggtaaataaaaaataaatatatgaaaaaaaaatgaaatgaaaaaaatgTCAAGAATTCAAGGATAAAAAATATAAAggcaaaaataaataattagaaaagaaatatgaggaaaaaaaatgtCAAGAACTGAAGgataaaaaataaagaaacaaaaataagtgaataaaaaaacatgaaaaaaaatgaaaagatgTCAAGAATTCAAGgataaaaaatagacaaaaacaaataaaaaaatatatatatgaaaaaaagaaaagaaaaaaatgttaagaATTCAAGGATACAAAATTAAgagacaaaaataaataaataaaaaaataaaaatgagataCATGTAAGGGGAAGGATTTACTGCCATCTACAGGTAAAATTCAGTTATTACATCCAGGCTTGACCTTGGACTCACTGTGCGAGTAGTTGGCATATAATGGAGCTTCCAGAGATATATGGCGGACAATGCAGGAGACCGTCAGCAAGTTGGTTCTACAGCTTGAGGGTAAGACAATGTGACGAGTGGCCTGATAGTCGCCACTTTCTGACTTCCATAGTTCTAAGGGTCCGGGATCAGGACAGTCGCCGTCGTTGCTGTGCCAGCTGACAGCGATGCCCGGAGGGTAGTAGCCGGCCGTGTGGCACGTCAGCATGACGTCTTCCTGGGACTCGGTGGCCACTTTTAGGTAAATTTCCGGGTGCGAAGGACGAGCTGAGAATGGAAGAATGGAACCAATAAGATGATGATGCTGGGAGAGTGGGAGTAGTGCAGACAGTGAAGGGTTAATGCCGCACCGTGCACCATGAGGCTGGTGCCAGGCCCCTGCTCCTCCGCCTTGTCCCACAGGTGCACCTTGCAGAAGTAAACGCCGGCATCTTCCCCGGTGATGTTCCCGATGACCAGCGAGGCGTCTCCATCGCTCAGGAACGTCTTGGGACGGGCGAGAGAGAAGCGGTGCCTCAGGGGGACGGCGCGGCTGCTGCTCGTGTTCCCGTCCAGGTCCGCTTTGTGCCAGGACACGGCGCCTTTACTATTAGACTCGAAAGAGAAAAAGCACCCGAGCCTGGCGCGCTGCCCATGAGTGACCACCAGGGATGGCGGAGACTGGCGCACTGTCAGGTCAGACGGCTCTGGGGGGAGAGAGGACGAGTTACCAATGCTGACCAACACCCTGGTGAAGACTCACAGCAAGACAAAAAACCCGGCCTCTGCCCCTCTGCACCCTCTCTGGCCATACAGCCTGGCATCTGTGCCCTTACACCGCACTGCTCCACCTCTAAGACTACCAGACAAACCTAGCTGTGCGGCATCTGTGCCCTTACACCGCACTGCTCCACCTCTAAGACTACCAGACAAACCTAGCTGTGCTGCATCTGTGCCCTGTGCACTGCTCCACCTCTAAGACTACCGGACGAACCTAGCTCTGTGGCATCTGTGCCCTTACACCGCATTGCTCCACTTCCAGGACTACCTCACAAACCTAGCTCTGCGGCATCTGTGCACTTACACCGCACTGCTCCACCTCCAGGACTACCTGACAAACCTAGCTGTGCAGCATCTGTGCCCTTACACTGGACTGCTCCACCTTCAGGACTACCTGACAACCTAGCTGTGCAGCATCTGTGCCCTTACACCGCACTGCTCCACCTCCAGGACTACCTGATAAACCTAGCTGTGCTGCATCTGTGCCCTTACACCACACTGCTCCACCTCTAAGACTACCGGACGAACCTAGCTCTGTGGCATCTGTGCCCTTACACCGCATTGCTCCACTTCCAGGACTACCTCACAAACCTAGCTCTGCGGCATCTGTGCACTTACACCGCACTGCTCTACCTCCAGGACTACCTGACAAACCTAGCTGTGCAGCATCTGTGCCCTTACACTGGACTGCTCCACCTTCAGGACTACCTGACAACCTAGCTGTGCAGCATCTGTGCCCTTACACCGCACTGCTCCACCTCCAGGACTACCTGATAAACCTAGCTGTGCTGCATCTGTGCCCTTACACCACACTGCTCCACCTCTAAGACTACCGGACGAACCTAGCTCTGTGGCATCTGTGACCTTACACCGCATTGCTCCACTTCCAGGACTACCTCACAAACCTAGCTCTGCGGCATCCGTGCCCTTACACCGCATTGCTCCACTTCCAGGACTACCTGACAACCTAGCTGTGCGGCATCTGTGCACTTACATTGCACTGCTCCACCTCCAGGACTACCTGACAAACCTAGCTGTGCAGCATCTGTGCACTTACACCGCACAGCTCCACCTCCAGGACTACCTGACAAACCTAGCTGTGCAGCATCTGTGCACTTACACCGCACTGCTCCACCTCCACGACTACCTGACAAACCTAGCTGTGCAGCATCTGTGCACTTACACCGCACTGCTCCACCTCCAGGACTACCTGACAACCTAGCTGTGCAGCATCTGTGCCCTTACAAGGCACTGCTCCACCTCCAGGACTACCTGATAAACCTAGCTGTGCAGCATCTGTGCCCTTACACTGGACTGCTCCACCTTCAGGACTACCTGACAAACCTAGCTGTGCAGCATCTGTGCCCTTACACT from the Anomaloglossus baeobatrachus isolate aAnoBae1 chromosome 11, aAnoBae1.hap1, whole genome shotgun sequence genome contains:
- the LOC142256385 gene encoding natural cytotoxicity triggering receptor 3 ligand 1-like — protein: MICKIVIIMDQMPITIRILILVHWLLAEPSDLTVRQSPPSLVVTHGQRARLGCFFSFESNSKGAVSWHKADLDGNTSSSRAVPLRHRFSLARPKTFLSDGDASLVIGNITGEDAGVYFCKVHLWDKAEEQGPGTSLMVHARPSHPEIYLKVATESQEDVMLTCHTAGYYPPGIAVSWHSNDGDCPDPGPLELWKSESGDYQATRHIVLPSSCRTNLLTVSCIVRHISLEAPLYANYSHKLSELVVTEYHLIEYLNILKMALILGLTISILLTVLKRCKIRREK